GACGGTGCTGCGGGAGAGATCATAGTTCCGCGGAGGAGTCATGGTAGGAGGCTGCCGTTCGGGTGGGGGACCCGCCGTAACGCGCATCTCGGCGCGGCGGTCGCCCGACGACCGGACGAGCGGCATCCTGACGACCGATCGCCTCACATGTCTTTGATGAAGTCGTGGTCCATCTTGTGCGCGGGCAGAGATTCCCGTGGGGTGCCGACCAGTGCCGCGGGTGCGCCGACTGCCGTACGATGCGGTGGAACGGGGCGGAGCACGACGCTGCCGGCACCGATCTTGGCGCCGACCCCGATCTCGATGCGGCCGAGAATGATCGACCCCGCACTGATCAGCACGCCTCTGCGGATGATCGGGTGTCGGAGGCCTTCGTCCTTCCCGGTTCCTCCGAGGGTGACGTTCTGCATGATGGAGACGTCATCCTCGATCACGGCGGTCTCGCCGATGACGACGCCGGTACCATGGTCGATGATCAGTCCAGTGCCTATGGTGGCTGCCGGGTGGATATCGACTCCGAAGACCTCGGAGACGCGGTTCTGGATCCATCGCGCG
This region of Methylobacterium sp. SyP6R genomic DNA includes:
- the epsC gene encoding serine O-acetyltransferase EpsC: MQEAIIARTWETLRREARDAAEHEPFLAPVLDAHILGRPGLGEALAHLLANRLRDQLSPHEAVADLVRTCLSQAPSLLFAACQDLHAYYGRDAACTNRLHPFLFYKGFIATQGYRVMNRLWHSGSFGTARWIQNRVSEVFGVDIHPAATIGTGLIIDHGTGVVIGETAVIEDDVSIMQNVTLGGTGKDEGLRHPIIRRGVLISAGSIILGRIEIGVGAKIGAGSVVLRPVPPHRTAVGAPAALVGTPRESLPAHKMDHDFIKDM